From Demequina lutea, a single genomic window includes:
- the carA gene encoding glutamine-hydrolyzing carbamoyl-phosphate synthase small subunit, whose amino-acid sequence MTTDQAVLVLENGDVYKGNAYGARGETFGEIVFNTGMTGYQETLTDPSYYKQIVVMTAPHIGNTGMNDEDAESRRIWVAGYIVRDPARRPSNWRSQRGLEDDLVDQGIVGLSGIDTRKLTRTLRSAGSMRAGVFSGDALADDATLVGRVRSAEPMLGAHLADQVSIDGDYVIEPPEGTETIAHVVAVDLGIKAMTPELMAARGIKVTVVPSSWTAGEILALKPDGVFFSNGPGDPGVADRSVAVVRGILDAKVPLFGICFGNQLLGRALGYGTYKLRFGHRGINQPVMDRTTGKVEVTSHNHGFAVDAPLDGISESPTGYGRVKVSHVCLNDDVVEGLQCLDVPAFSVQYHPEAAAGPHDASYLFDRFLDLMKGR is encoded by the coding sequence GTGACAACTGATCAAGCGGTGCTCGTTCTAGAGAACGGCGACGTGTACAAGGGCAACGCGTATGGTGCGCGCGGCGAGACCTTCGGGGAAATCGTCTTCAACACCGGCATGACCGGTTACCAAGAGACACTCACCGACCCGTCGTACTACAAGCAGATCGTGGTCATGACGGCTCCGCACATCGGCAACACGGGCATGAACGACGAGGACGCCGAATCCAGGCGGATCTGGGTTGCCGGCTACATCGTCAGGGACCCCGCTCGGAGGCCGTCGAACTGGCGGTCGCAGAGGGGACTCGAGGACGACCTCGTCGATCAGGGCATCGTCGGGTTGTCGGGCATCGATACCAGGAAGCTCACACGCACCTTGAGGTCCGCCGGTTCGATGCGCGCGGGAGTCTTCTCGGGTGACGCGCTGGCCGACGATGCGACGCTGGTCGGGCGCGTGCGGTCCGCCGAGCCGATGCTCGGGGCGCACCTCGCTGACCAGGTCTCCATCGACGGGGACTACGTCATCGAGCCCCCCGAGGGCACGGAGACGATCGCGCACGTCGTGGCGGTCGACCTCGGCATCAAGGCGATGACCCCCGAGCTCATGGCGGCGCGGGGAATCAAGGTGACCGTGGTTCCTTCGAGCTGGACCGCGGGCGAGATCCTCGCGCTCAAGCCCGATGGTGTGTTCTTTTCCAACGGACCTGGCGACCCGGGCGTGGCCGATCGCTCGGTCGCCGTCGTGCGCGGAATCCTGGATGCGAAGGTGCCGCTCTTTGGCATCTGCTTCGGCAACCAACTGCTCGGGCGTGCGCTCGGCTACGGCACCTACAAGCTCCGCTTTGGCCACCGCGGGATCAACCAGCCCGTCATGGACCGCACCACGGGCAAGGTCGAGGTGACGAGCCACAACCACGGATTCGCGGTCGACGCGCCACTGGACGGAATCAGCGAGTCTCCCACCGGGTACGGCAGGGTCAAGGTCAGCCATGTGTGCCTCAACGACGACGTGGTCGAGGGCCTGCAATGCCTGGACGTGCCCGCGTTCTCGGTTCAGTACCACCCCGAGGCCGCGGCTGGACCGCACGATGCCTCGTACCTCTTTGACCGCTTTCTTGACCTCATGAAGGGACGCTAA